The sequence ACATTGCCGTCTTTATGATAAGACTCTGATTTTTATCCTCTATTGCTTCTAATATCTGCCAACATTTACTCATCTCTGTCTATTCTTACAATTTCATTTGGTATATCATCATACATGTAAGCACAGCTGAATTCACCGCACAGACATCGtgtttaagttacttgaatggtggtTTTGTCAAGATGATGCTGCGGTTATAAAAGCAGGACCTCGCGAAAGCAGAGCGGCAGTCAGAAAATGCTGGGAGTGACTGTTAGATGACACAAAGTCTTAATGTgttgattttcagtcacaatttcgGACACATTTAACCAtctaacaaaataaacagaaaattatGGGATTGAGATCAGCTTTATTTGAAACTCGGCTGTAGGCTAATAACCCACACTAACACGCAGGCGTTATGCAGGAGTTATTCAGCCCCCAACTGCTTTCTCTGGGTGTTTTTGTTCAGATTTGATGGGCTCAACTTTGTATGATTTCAGTCAGActgacatgtttacatgcattttaaaattccGGTTTATTTCTTATCAGAAGCGTCACAGGGTCACGCTCATTGGGACAGCCCTGTGAAACACAACTGCGGCTAAGAAAATCTAAGACTCAGGGTTCCTACACGGTCTCAGAAAGAATGGGGAGGTGTGCAGTTTGTTTTTAGCATTTTACAGTTCTGCATAAGAATGAAGGGCGTCTTACACGGATTCCATGTAAAAGATAGACTTAGCCACCATTACATCCCCATGCTGGTTGGAAGTAAAAGACTTAAAATCTGCAAGTAGAAAATGGACAAATAAGTCCATGAATCTATCAGAAAGACTGTTGACTGCAGTTTACAGTTGACCTTATTGCGCCCCCCGCTGCCCATTAGTAAGAATGCAGTTTTatgggtgctttttttttttttgattcatTTTGATTTGTCTCTGCTTTCATATGAAAATTAGGGATACTGTGGAGGAACAAGACTTAACAGACACCATGAAAAATTTAAGTAACttcttttcacttctttttatttttaaaagagaCTTAAGGGGGGATAATGACGGTACAATTGTGTATGTTCATTATGTTGAGGAGAGGTAAGAGGAGAAAAGGTAGCGCCTGTTAGTTGACCGACCTGTCGGAGTATTGAAAACATATGACTGTGATGTACAAGCTGTCCCGCACAGTGAAGATATCGTGTTATCTTGTGACGTTGAAGGGCAACGCTTTGATTGCACGAAGGCACTAATGGAACTTTGCTGTCTGTTCATCACACACACGTCATGCTGAACTCCTGCTGACTTCATGATATACTCTGTAGAAAAGGTATCCACAAAGCTCTGTCTTCAGCACTCGGCTGCAGACTGGTGTGTCACCCCGACTGTTCCTTTCTCAACCGTTCAttataaaccaaaaaaaaaatgattactGTTGTGGGATCTCTGGTGCGTCTCACTTGGCACAACACATCCTGGTCACATGACGACCAAAGGTCTGTGGACAAAGACTTCTCTGCTTTGTGTCTTACATTTTCAATCTTCAGTATTCAACTTTGGAGAAATTTCATCAGCACTCAACATTGAAGAAGAGTGATATTTGCTTCACAATTCTACGGCTGCTGTATTTACGAACTGATACACTGGTTCAGGGTTCGTTTCATAAAGAAattccattcttttttttttttaacaaagggACCAAGTGCAAATAACGGTGTCAACTGACCATCAATAGAGATGGTGTTAGATAAAAGCCAAATATCTGTCAGAGACTTCCTCCTTCATCTTCCTGCGTCCTGAAGGCATCGTTGCAGTGACACTAAAGAAGCTTACCTCCAGCTGCTCTGAGACCTGTTTAAgcaaagaagctttttttttcattatttggtTTACTGTGACACTGATGAATCCAGTTGTATGTGAGCAACTTATTTCTTAAAGCTACTGTCTTAAAAATAATAACATCCACATAGaaattgtttttaaactgtATGTAGAACACTGCATGCTCAAAtactgtttaattaaaaaataactgTGTTTTCTATCACCCCTTAAGCAAGCATGGGAGAAAGATTTAAATTATACCTTCTCAGAGGCTGAATGGGAGGGGATACTTAGGAATGGGAAGAGGGTATCGAGAGAGTTGAGGACTCGACTAGTCCAATTTAAAATATTACATAGAATATACTGGACTCCTGTTAGGCTACACAGGGTTAGCAAATAATGGTAAATGTTGGAGATGCCAGCAGGATAGCGGCACATTGTTACACATGCTGTGGGAGTCCCCAGATGTTCAGGTCTTCTGGGCAGCAGTTCATAGGACAGTGGGGGAGATCTTTGGCAAAGATATTCCTTTTTGTAATAGACTCTACACTCTTGGTGACCCTTCAGTTATGAGTGCTCTGCCTTCATTTCTTTCGCAGTGGGCCCAAACAGCGATTATGCTGGGTAGGAAATTATTAATATTGGAATGGaaatcttcttcagctccatcGCTTAATCACTGGCATACTTCTCTCGGCCAACTAGCTTCTTTAGAAAAgttatcatttaaattattgAACAAACTAGATGATTATGATCGAAAATGGGGACCCTCTCCAACTCAAATACTTAGGCACCTGAATAGGCTTATACAGCTGAACTCTTGAAACTTCATGTCCAGATTTCGTTAGGCAtcacttttgtttgtatttatttattttattattattatttgttatttattttttatttttatactaatatactaatatatatatttatatatatatatatatattttttatttgttaatttttgttttgtatacaTTCGTTCCTTTTACTATTTAATTTTGTGTGTAATGTTGTATAATTCACTTGAAGTCACTTGTCAAGGACTGAATTTATAttgtataataatataatgtGGATTATTGTTTGTTCATTGttaatttctgaaaaataaaaaaagtttaaatcacaaaaaaacccTGTGTTTTCATCTATGCTCTGTCTGAAATATATTGACGCCCTTCTTTAAAAGAAGTCAAATTCACAAGAATTAAGCAGAAAAAGATGATTGCCAAACGTGTACCAACAACACTGATGCCTTTATCCTGATTTGTGTTAAGAAGAAATGAACTCACTATATGGATTCTTTTTATTCAAAGGTGCTTGTgaaaactgtcttttttttttaacaatagaTAAGAAAATACTAAGCAAGCCCTCATGTCTTTACACTGTATATTGCCAGGGTAAAACAGGAAATCGTGCAGTCATTTATTGAAAgatgtgcaaacataaatggaaatgcaGTGGAAAAGGTAGAAAACAAGTTTCTAAAATTCTAATGACTTGAAAGTCAACATTTAATATGAGAACCTTTATTGTTcgacacagcctgaaccctctcagatgagctttcttgtaatttctttaagtagtatTCAAGAATgattctccaggcttcttaaaaggcatttcaaagctcttctttggatgttggctgccctTTGCTTCGTTCTCtttcaagatgatcccacaccgCTTTAACAGCATTAAGTTCcggggctctggggaggattcatccctccagaaAGACCTGTTGCCTCTGATTTTCAGTTCGATTCTTGTGTCattttggcatacctcagccttttcttatcgtttcccttcctttaaaaatggcttcttgttggtgcaaaaatactaCTTTATGTTTGTTAAACTGTTCTCTTTGGGTTTTTATGTTTGTACATGTAACTGATGAATAGGaactaaatcttttttttgtgacagctgtaactgtaaaataatttttaaaaagttgcttTTTCAAGTCTGTTATATAAAGACACAACAATGGTTCATATCTTGAGCTTAGAGCTTTAATGACTCATTGCTCACATTTTAGTGGCTTAACACacccaaaaaaaacactgaatattcTGAAAATGGTACATGGTCTGGACTGATATGGGGTGAAAAAGAAGCCAATGTTCATTTCTTTGAAAGGTTTTAAAAAAGACTGGAGACTAATTTAAAAGATTACATGTAAGTCTGGCTCcttggatgcaaaatataaagaaaccaGGGTCGGTTCAAGCCTTTTTGCACCGTAATGTAGGTCAATTGATATTTTGTTGTATGCTGCCCTTGATGTAAAGCTTAACACTGTGTACTGCAGAATATATTTCAGggttttattcataaacaaagaagaaaaacttgTAGAGACTTGACTTTGCAAAGCTTGCACGAGGTTAGCCTGGTTGCGTGCAAACTTTTTCTGAGAGAGCGTACATGGCGATGGGAGTGGCATTTTAAGGCTTTTGATCAGAAAAGGAAAGTGGTCGGTTAGAAGGAAAGTAATTACATTCATCCAGGTGATAATGAGATGCCATACACAGTTGTCAGGAAATCTATAACAAGTGTTCACCTCTTTGTGATTCAGGAGTAGAAAACAAACGATCAAGATCACCAGGGTGATTCAGATTCATCCTTTATTCATCAACATCCACAACCAACCATAAACAATTCTTTTAGGATTTCAGTTGCATTGGCTGACAAACAATCATATATTGAATATTACTTCAACTACATTGCTAATCAACTGTGACTtggttgatttattttcttttttggttttatATAAGAATCCAGTGgataaaataatgaataaaaacaaaggcAAAATCTGTGTGCTAAACAAAGGAACGTCTCACTTGTACAACTTATACTGCATGTTCCAGAGTTTGGAGGAGGCAACCCCAATAACGCAGCAGGCGAGCCTTCGGCCTGCATTCCCATCTAACAAGCTCCCTGGGTTTCCACCAAGCCCTAAGTCATCTTCGCTTTCATGAATCACCACTGATCTTCCAAACACAGACGTGACTCCAAACAGTGTCGCATCAGATTCTATCAGCGCACTGATTTTTCCTTGCTGAGGCAAAAAGTTACCAAAGTCTCCTGGGTGGTTAGGGTGATCCACACCGTATGGATTGTAGTGGCCGCCAGTTGAGTCACATCCGCGGCTCAGGTCTCCATACTGATAGATGTGCACAGCTCTGTATTCTGGAGAGCCCTCTGTGGGGAAGCCACTGAAACTGAGAAGGACTTGCAGTTTTCCCTGAGAGGGATGCTGCTTAAAAAGCACCCGACCATAGATTTTGGGCAGGCCATCAGGGAGTGTAGAGCTCGGTTTCACTTTGCAGACTCCATACAGAGCGCCATTGGGCTGCGAGACCTCTGGTGGAAGCAGAGTATCAGTGTGCGCCGAGACACATTGTTGAAAGCCTGCCAGCAAGACCAACAGAGCGGTTTCCAGTACACTCACTGACCTGAAACATATTGGAATAACAGGACAATGCATATCAAATGTGTTGCATGGGCTTTAGATTAAATCAACATATATTTTTGGCAGAATTTAGACTATTTAAATAAGtaaaagaagctgtttgttTACAGGCAGGAGTCCTACAGTAAGAGGGTTATGTCACTGATGGGGTTGGAGCTGATTTAAGAAAGCCCATCAGGTAATTAGATGGTATTTTCTATGTTAATTATAAGTTTGGTATAAAAGCCTAAAATGCAATCAAATACTACTTTTGTGCATTttagtaaaacaaagaaaaaaaaaggtaacttTTTTTAACATGACAGTTTACAGTAGCACAGTGACTACCTCCATCATTTTAGTGGCTGGGATCTGTTACTTTTTACAAACTTCTACAGATTACACACTCAGGGATGAGACTTCGAAACTACTAGCAGGTTTTTATCTTACCATAAAGGTAAACGGTATAACGCAGTGTGTAAAGTTAATGGCATGCCCCTGCAAAACCATGAAGACTTTAGTATACTTACCCGTGTGGTCGCATGATCGCCATCAAAACAACAAGAATTCAAACTCAAGTCTTCAGTCCTGACAACCTGCTCAGCACAGATCCTCTGAAGAGTCACGGTAAGAGTGTTTGATAACAGCTTTATAGGATTTTTTGGAAGGCGTTACCTCAGCTGAGGGTGGAGCAGGGGTTTTGTCTATCAGCCATGACAATTGATAACATGGCAGAGGGAATGGTTTTACGAATGCGATTGACGGAATATTAGTGTGTCACTGACAAAGGCGGAGATATCAGATGCAAGCGCATCTAGGCAGACAAattgttttcattcattcaccTCTAACCTTGCTGATGTTTTAGGTTACAAATTGTTTATCAGCTGATGACTGTTTTGAGGGAGATTGGGAAAAGAAATCATGAACACACACCACACTGATGTTGTATGCTGAAAAATCAAATGCACGCACATTTATCTTGATTTATCTGTTTTATCTCTTATCATGGGTACTCGGAATCAAACTGTGATTAAAAATACAACATGATGTTCTGGTAAAGACTGACATTTCTTTACTTTTAGTTTTTAGGGCATTCACTTTATGAGCCTTGTACTTTTATCAAATGGCTGTTTGTGCAGTGTGCTGGAACCGGTTcagataataacaataaagactCATATATACTCATGCATCCTCTGAGTTGAGTGGCGAGAAGGAAACACCCGCTTGTAGCATGGGTAAATAACACATCTGCAAAGGTGCCATCATTGATGatttctgttgtgttgtgttagATAGTTATTTCTTTCTAGCCATAACGAACATCGACTAAGCCCTTTGATGCGCAAcatgggtcaaaagtgacctgGCTGAGTTTTCATTTTCCATATCTTTGCAATAAAGTAACTTAATCATTCAACATACAAGGTATTCCTCAATTAACTTATTTTTTATCATCATGCgtacttattttattttttcctttcttactttttgaataaaaaccCTTTTTGTATCACTACCCCTATAATGCacaacatgggtcaaaaatgaaccgcattcattttctatgttaCTCCATGTATAGCTGAGGGTTTCTATGATATATCTCtgaaataaattaatcattaatcattttcttttcaaagtatgcagtaaatatcttgtttttgctcagcacaaatctttatttttattttcctctcttaCTTTATGAAGAAGCACAGCTTTTGTAATTCTACATCAATTTTACACACATGGGTCAGACAGGACCCACATGCATTTACCATTTCACAGCTCAGCACAGCTCCCATCACACATCTAAGTACAGTAAGTATTGTTTTTCAATTGTTCTAATATTACTTTAGAGATTATTTGATGACAGTagtaaaagataacattacattacataataTGATGATTAGGTTTAGGTTACCTTGAGAGTGAGTACATTACTTGTCAGAAAGTTACAAGTAATTATTATTAGCTAGTTGTTGATATATTCTATGTTAGTCAGCTGGTGTTCCCAGTGCACCAGGCCTGTGTGCCAGGAGCACAAACATTTAGTGGTCATCTGCGAGAGATGTAAATATTGAGATGCAATTTGTGCTCTAGTTATGTGTTAagtggtattttattttgtttttcagtttccAGTTCTGTTCAATAGCTGTGTTATCTGTTATCATGGTTCTGTTATTTCCTATCTTGGTTCTGTTATTTAGTTCCTGTTTTAGTTTTGTAGTTGTTGTcctcttgtgttctgttctatatttactttctctctttgtctttttcctgcTCATTTTTGATTGCTCACACCTCTGTcttgttgtattgtttgttcATCCCTGCCTCCTAGTGTTTTACTGTGAGCGTGGAACAGCGAGGTAATGGGAGAAAGACAAAGCACATGCTTAAAATCTTTTCCGACTGTTTGTCCTGGCAGCTCCTACGAATGACCATCACCAAACAGAGGCTGGGGGACGAGGAGGTTGGCGCTCGACATTTCCCTGCACACGAGAGAGAAGATCTGGTCAAACAGCTGGAACGAgcgagagaacaggtgaggagtGCCGGCTTCTTTCAGATCTTAAACTCTAAATCAAAATCCCACTAAATCACATTTTGCAAAGTTGGACTAACAGGCAGACCCAAATAATGCAGATGGTAGTTATAAAGTTATTAGGTTACTCTTGCATGCATACGTTCAGTTGGACCCAATCAGGCCCAGGTGTGCATACTCCACACTTCCTTTCTTAAACTTGGAGTTAACAGAAGAGACTGATAGACgtagaagaaaaagaagctggTAATAAGAGAATAACAACAAGGGATAGCATGTACTGTATCGATAATACAATATTATCGTGCTAAAAGGGGCTCACCCCTCCCTATTGGAGTGGAGTCAGACATACTTCATCCAATAAATTGATTCAGTACATACTGGGACAAGTACAATCGTCCAGTTAAATGTTCTAGTTGAGCCATAACTGGCAGTCTGCCTTAACTGTGCATGGAAACATTCGGACTAATTCTCTTAAGG is a genomic window of Odontesthes bonariensis isolate fOdoBon6 chromosome 4, fOdoBon6.hap1, whole genome shotgun sequence containing:
- the LOC142379276 gene encoding extracellular superoxide dismutase [Cu-Zn]-like, giving the protein MAIMRPHGSVSVLETALLVLLAGFQQCVSAHTDTLLPPEVSQPNGALYGVCKVKPSSTLPDGLPKIYGRVLFKQHPSQGKLQVLLSFSGFPTEGSPEYRAVHIYQYGDLSRGCDSTGGHYNPYGVDHPNHPGDFGNFLPQQGKISALIESDATLFGVTSVFGRSVVIHESEDDLGLGGNPGSLLDGNAGRRLACCVIGVASSKLWNMQYKLYK